Proteins encoded by one window of Rubrobacter indicoceani:
- a CDS encoding DUF5683 domain-containing protein: MKSAGLAAVLSFLLPGLGQIYNGQILKGIVLIVIDAINALLMFVLIGFVTHAITIIYAIYDAYRTAERINASRSPGGRSSL, from the coding sequence ATGAAAAGTGCGGGGCTGGCTGCGGTATTGAGCTTTCTGTTACCGGGACTGGGGCAGATCTACAACGGACAGATACTCAAGGGCATAGTCTTGATCGTTATAGACGCGATCAATGCTTTGCTGATGTTTGTCCTGATCGGCTTCGTTACACACGCCATCACGATAATCTACGCCATCTACGACGCTTACCGCACGGCCGAGCGCATCAACGCCTCACGGTCGCCCGGGGGGCGCTCATCTCTCTGA
- a CDS encoding LON peptidase substrate-binding domain-containing protein — protein sequence MPEIPLFPLNVVLVPGAPLPLHIFEERYKQMVEECLRSESEFGMVLSDEQGTRTVGCTAKISELVERYEDGRLLVLTEGVRRFSLGEVHSDRAAYLVGEVEFIEEDAPRSEDVPLAEECVALLTRVVEAATESPADIEIEPTYRNLSFAIAGRIDFGTEHRQRLLETQSERERLEMVRELLNQAVKRLEAQRDAEKKSRTNGHLRDNWKPGERPG from the coding sequence TTGCCAGAGATACCGCTGTTCCCGCTGAACGTGGTCCTTGTACCGGGTGCGCCGCTTCCGCTGCACATCTTCGAGGAACGCTACAAACAGATGGTCGAAGAATGCCTCAGGAGCGAGTCGGAGTTCGGTATGGTTCTCTCCGACGAGCAGGGAACACGCACGGTCGGGTGCACCGCAAAGATATCCGAGCTTGTGGAACGTTATGAGGACGGACGGCTGCTCGTCCTTACCGAAGGTGTGCGGCGTTTCAGCCTCGGGGAGGTCCACTCCGACCGTGCGGCATATCTTGTCGGAGAGGTGGAGTTCATAGAGGAGGACGCACCGAGGTCCGAGGACGTGCCGCTCGCCGAAGAGTGCGTGGCTCTTCTCACACGGGTCGTGGAGGCCGCTACGGAGTCCCCGGCTGACATAGAGATAGAGCCGACCTACAGAAACCTCTCGTTCGCCATCGCCGGAAGGATAGACTTCGGGACGGAGCACCGTCAGCGGCTGCTCGAAACGCAATCGGAGCGGGAGCGGCTGGAGATGGTCCGGGAACTGTTGAACCAGGCCGTGAAGAGGCTCGAAGCCCAGCGGGACGCAGAGAAGAAGTCCCGGACCAACGGACATCTCAGAGACAACTGGAAACCGGGAGAAAGGCCCGGCTAG
- a CDS encoding cytochrome b, translating to MIGRLRSQGMELGKSFLDWTEDRTGAVTLMEHFLYEPVPKRGAWLYTLGSATLFLITLQFLTGILLLFYYVPTVDHAWNSVYYIMNGAYFGVLIRGIHYWSANFLLAVIGLHMARTFFSGSYKAPREMNWIVGVVLLLLVVGLAFTGYLLRWDQDGFWASVVGIKIGSWSPLIGPYIVQFLLGGDVVGPATLTRFFAIHVWLLPAAIAPFIGIHLFLLRKHGEFGNEFEYTDRISKMHERQREQNYSEFELEENEESYGVDSGGDNSGTARRERERE from the coding sequence ATGATAGGCAGGCTGAGATCTCAGGGGATGGAACTGGGGAAGTCCTTTCTCGACTGGACCGAGGATCGCACCGGGGCCGTTACGCTCATGGAGCACTTTCTCTACGAACCGGTCCCGAAGCGCGGGGCCTGGCTCTACACTCTGGGCAGCGCGACGCTCTTTCTTATAACGCTGCAGTTCCTGACGGGCATCCTGCTGCTCTTCTACTACGTACCGACCGTGGACCACGCCTGGAACTCGGTCTACTACATAATGAACGGGGCCTACTTCGGGGTTCTTATCCGGGGTATCCACTACTGGTCGGCGAACTTCCTGCTCGCGGTCATCGGGCTTCATATGGCCAGAACGTTCTTCAGCGGTTCGTACAAGGCTCCGAGGGAGATGAACTGGATCGTCGGTGTCGTGCTGTTGCTCCTGGTGGTGGGGCTGGCGTTCACGGGGTACCTGCTTCGCTGGGATCAGGACGGTTTCTGGGCTTCGGTCGTCGGGATCAAGATAGGCTCCTGGTCGCCGCTTATCGGTCCGTACATCGTGCAGTTCCTGCTCGGCGGCGACGTGGTCGGCCCGGCGACGCTCACCCGATTCTTCGCAATTCACGTGTGGCTGCTTCCGGCCGCGATAGCACCGTTTATCGGCATCCACCTCTTCCTGCTCAGAAAGCACGGCGAGTTCGGCAACGAGTTCGAGTACACCGACCGTATCTCCAAGATGCACGAGCGTCAGAGGGAGCAGAACTACTCCGAGTTCGAGCTCGAAGAGAACGAGGAGAGCTACGGGGTCGATTCCGGCGGCGACAATAGCGGGACGGCGAGAAGAGAGCGGGAGCGGGAGTAA
- a CDS encoding PH domain-containing protein: MSEGGVEERPGAGASCLEPSERLDPRARTVWRINNALWAAPIVGAGCLVAFFVRLGGAPLYLWTLPVVAVLAVAVVSIFVTPALRWRRWRYEIRPDEVDLQRGIFFVTRTLVPLARIQHVDTQNGPLQRHYGLATVVFYTAAGANQIPELSAPVAADVRERIAALTKDQDEL, translated from the coding sequence ATGAGCGAAGGGGGGGTAGAGGAGCGACCGGGCGCGGGGGCCTCCTGCCTGGAGCCGTCCGAGCGGCTGGACCCGAGGGCCAGAACCGTCTGGCGTATAAACAACGCGCTCTGGGCCGCGCCGATCGTCGGTGCCGGGTGCCTCGTTGCGTTCTTTGTCCGGCTCGGAGGCGCGCCGCTCTACCTGTGGACGCTGCCCGTAGTCGCGGTCCTCGCCGTGGCCGTCGTCTCCATCTTTGTAACGCCCGCTCTCAGGTGGCGCAGATGGCGGTATGAGATCCGCCCGGACGAAGTGGACCTGCAGCGGGGGATATTCTTTGTTACGCGCACCCTCGTACCGCTTGCCAGAATCCAGCACGTAGACACGCAAAACGGCCCGCTACAGAGGCACTACGGCCTCGCGACGGTGGTCTTCTACACCGCCGCCGGGGCGAATCAGATCCCCGAACTATCGGCCCCAGTCGCCGCCGACGTACGCGAGAGAATAGCCGCCCTGACGAAAGATCAGGATGAACTCTGA
- a CDS encoding NCS2 family permease codes for MAAFFKFSERGTNLRTELIAGLTTFMTMAYIIFVNPSILATEGTGLPISGVFFATCVAAGAACIAMGLIANFPLALASGLGLNAVVAFTLILGLGLSWQQAMAVVILEGLLVTLLVLTNLREAVMNAIPMSLKFAIAVGIGLFIAFIGLKNGGIVVQDPATYLALGDFTQGPVLLAGVGLVLTLILVARNIPGGLLIGIVLTGVLGMIFGVIPLPTALVSFDFDTSTIGGGVLAIPDVLQLTLVPVIFALFMTDFFDSMGTVIAVGQEGKMLDENGRPPGLKRILLVDSVSAVGGGAAGASSVTSYIESGSGVAEGGRTGMTAVVVGILFLLALPFAPIIGVFGGAVPVPGPAGEDIFVSPVTAPALVVVGFLMMTAVRYIEWDRYDESIPAFLTILTLPLTFNIAYGIGFGFISYVLIKLASGRVREVHPLLWGAAALFALVFFTEPFIS; via the coding sequence TTGGCGGCATTCTTCAAGTTCTCCGAGCGTGGCACGAACCTGCGGACGGAACTCATCGCCGGGCTGACGACGTTCATGACGATGGCCTACATCATCTTCGTAAACCCCTCCATCCTCGCGACCGAAGGTACGGGGCTTCCCATAAGCGGCGTCTTTTTTGCGACGTGCGTCGCCGCCGGGGCCGCGTGTATCGCGATGGGGCTTATCGCGAACTTCCCGCTCGCGCTCGCGTCCGGGCTCGGGCTGAACGCCGTCGTCGCGTTTACCCTGATCCTCGGCCTCGGGCTTTCGTGGCAGCAAGCGATGGCGGTCGTTATCCTTGAGGGTCTGCTCGTTACGCTTCTTGTCCTGACAAACCTGCGCGAGGCCGTGATGAACGCCATCCCGATGAGCCTGAAGTTCGCTATAGCGGTCGGGATCGGGCTCTTTATCGCGTTTATCGGCCTGAAGAACGGCGGCATCGTCGTGCAGGACCCGGCAACGTACCTCGCGCTCGGAGATTTCACTCAAGGCCCGGTGCTGCTCGCCGGGGTCGGCCTCGTCCTGACGCTTATCCTTGTAGCGAGAAACATTCCGGGCGGGCTCCTGATCGGGATAGTCCTGACCGGGGTTCTGGGGATGATCTTCGGCGTCATACCGCTCCCGACGGCCCTCGTGAGCTTCGACTTCGATACCTCGACCATCGGCGGCGGCGTACTTGCGATCCCGGACGTGCTGCAGCTGACGCTCGTTCCGGTGATCTTCGCGCTGTTCATGACGGACTTCTTTGACTCGATGGGGACGGTTATCGCGGTCGGGCAGGAAGGGAAGATGCTCGACGAGAACGGACGCCCGCCCGGCCTGAAGCGCATCCTGCTGGTGGATTCGGTCTCGGCGGTCGGGGGCGGCGCGGCGGGGGCGTCGTCCGTCACGAGCTACATAGAGAGCGGCTCCGGCGTTGCAGAGGGCGGCAGGACGGGCATGACGGCCGTGGTCGTTGGGATACTGTTCCTTCTAGCGTTGCCGTTTGCCCCGATCATCGGCGTCTTCGGCGGTGCGGTCCCGGTTCCCGGCCCGGCGGGTGAGGATATCTTTGTCTCCCCCGTAACCGCCCCCGCGCTCGTCGTCGTGGGCTTTCTGATGATGACGGCGGTGCGGTATATCGAGTGGGACCGCTACGATGAGTCCATCCCGGCCTTCCTGACCATCCTGACGCTCCCCCTGACGTTCAACATCGCTTACGGCATCGGGTTTGGGTTTATCTCCTACGTTCTTATAAAGCTCGCAAGCGGCAGGGTCCGCGAGGTTCATCCGCTGCTCTGGGGGGCCGCCGCGCTCTTTGCGCTCGTCTTCTTCACCGAGCCGTTTATCTCCTGA
- a CDS encoding ABC transporter ATP-binding protein, translated as MEIEDHIQTVEKESLAPIVIATSNLTKTYGRVVALDSLDLSVRENSIFGFLGPNGAGKSTTMKMILGLTRPTSGSGTVFGSDIETEDYEIRRRVGYLAQDPRYYGHMTARETLRFAARFFYSGPESAIERRVEESLVLVGLEDRADRRIKGFSGGERQRLGLAQAQINDPDLLILDEPAASLDPMGRRDVLEILERLRDERGATVFYSTHILDDVQRVSDSVAILHDGRLLAQAPIDELLATGGPGTAFYELTVQGDPRGTVQEIRTRSWVSSLEESPGPGGERILLVGVTDRVAAEKELLRLVLEVGEVGVVGFGKKRQSLEEAFFGLIERDGG; from the coding sequence ATGGAAATCGAGGATCACATCCAGACGGTCGAGAAGGAGAGCCTCGCCCCCATCGTCATAGCGACGAGCAACCTGACAAAGACCTACGGGCGCGTCGTGGCTCTGGACTCGCTTGACCTGAGCGTCCGGGAGAACTCCATCTTCGGGTTTCTCGGGCCGAACGGGGCCGGGAAATCAACGACGATGAAGATGATCCTCGGCCTCACCCGCCCGACTTCGGGCTCCGGCACGGTTTTCGGCAGCGACATCGAGACGGAGGATTACGAGATCCGCCGCCGGGTCGGATACCTCGCTCAGGACCCGCGCTACTACGGTCATATGACCGCCCGCGAGACGCTCCGGTTTGCGGCGAGGTTCTTTTACTCCGGCCCGGAATCGGCGATAGAAAGGCGCGTGGAGGAATCGCTGGTGCTGGTCGGGCTGGAAGACCGGGCCGACCGCAGGATCAAGGGCTTCTCCGGCGGGGAGAGGCAGCGGCTCGGGCTGGCTCAGGCTCAGATCAACGACCCGGACCTGCTTATCCTGGACGAACCCGCCGCCTCCCTCGACCCGATGGGCCGTCGCGATGTGCTGGAGATACTGGAGCGGCTGCGCGACGAACGCGGCGCGACCGTCTTTTACTCGACGCACATCCTGGACGACGTGCAACGGGTCTCGGACTCGGTCGCCATACTGCACGACGGACGGCTCCTGGCCCAGGCCCCGATAGACGAACTCCTCGCCACCGGCGGTCCCGGCACGGCGTTCTACGAGCTCACGGTGCAGGGCGACCCCCGGGGGACGGTGCAGGAGATCCGCACCAGAAGCTGGGTCTCTTCGCTGGAGGAATCTCCGGGGCCGGGCGGCGAGAGAATCCTGCTCGTCGGGGTAACGGACAGAGTCGCCGCCGAAAAAGAGCTGCTCCGGCTTGTCCTGGAAGTCGGGGAGGTCGGGGTCGTCGGCTTCGGGAAGAAGCGCCAGAGCCTCGAAGAAGCGTTCTTCGGCCTGATAGAGCGGGACGGCGGATGA
- the rlmN gene encoding 23S rRNA (adenine(2503)-C(2))-methyltransferase RlmN — protein sequence MGATANKTSRSNKEKTGDGATLPESLLPEVKAVLDGRGEPRYRIKQAYAALAKGLVRNWSEATDLPRPLREALTEHAPATVLDLKDLSKASDGTRKYLFHTADGHAIETVMIPERDRRTVCISTQVGCPMACKFCATGLLGIKRNLKAREIAEQVLVVQRDLAGKNERVTNIVVMGMGEPFLNYDATIKALRVINDSDGFNLAARHIAVSTSGLIDKIRRFADEPEQFHLAISLHNPFENERREIMPVASRHSVSELMSAARYFVDTTRRKLFFEYTLLEGVNDQPRHVEKLAQVLDHPLYHLNLLRFNWTDTGFAATSKRGAREFLEYAKDLGLSATLRPSRGNDIDAACGQLAAKDLQKLQGASPVVPLGR from the coding sequence ATGGGCGCAACGGCAAACAAAACAAGCCGCAGCAACAAGGAAAAGACTGGGGACGGGGCCACGCTCCCGGAGTCTCTGCTGCCGGAGGTAAAGGCCGTTCTCGACGGACGCGGTGAACCCCGCTACCGGATAAAACAGGCCTACGCCGCGCTAGCGAAGGGGCTGGTCCGCAACTGGAGCGAGGCCACCGACCTTCCGAGACCCCTCCGTGAAGCCCTGACCGAGCACGCCCCGGCAACGGTTCTGGACCTGAAAGACCTCTCCAAAGCCTCGGACGGCACAAGGAAATACCTTTTCCACACCGCCGACGGACATGCTATCGAGACGGTGATGATCCCCGAGCGCGACCGTCGCACCGTCTGTATCTCGACGCAGGTCGGGTGTCCGATGGCCTGCAAGTTCTGCGCGACGGGGCTGCTCGGCATCAAGCGCAACCTCAAGGCCCGCGAGATAGCGGAGCAGGTTCTTGTCGTTCAGCGCGACCTTGCGGGCAAGAACGAGCGCGTAACGAACATCGTCGTCATGGGGATGGGCGAGCCGTTTTTGAACTACGATGCCACGATAAAGGCCCTTCGCGTCATCAACGATTCGGACGGCTTCAACCTTGCAGCACGCCACATCGCCGTCTCGACGAGCGGGCTCATAGACAAGATCCGGCGTTTCGCCGACGAGCCGGAGCAGTTCCACCTCGCCATCAGCCTGCACAACCCGTTCGAGAACGAGCGGCGGGAGATCATGCCCGTAGCATCGAGGCACTCCGTCTCCGAGCTGATGAGCGCGGCGCGGTACTTTGTTGATACCACCCGCCGCAAGCTTTTCTTTGAGTACACGCTTCTTGAGGGTGTCAACGATCAGCCGCGACACGTCGAGAAGCTTGCTCAGGTTCTCGACCATCCCCTCTACCACCTGAACCTTCTCCGTTTTAACTGGACCGACACCGGCTTCGCCGCGACGAGCAAGCGTGGAGCGCGGGAGTTTCTTGAATACGCCAAAGACCTCGGGCTTTCGGCGACGCTCAGGCCGAGCCGGGGCAACGATATAGATGCTGCATGCGGCCAGCTTGCGGCCAAAGACCTCCAGAAGCTGCAGGGAGCCTCGCCCGTCGTTCCGCTGGGACGATGA
- a CDS encoding MarP family serine protease: MTSQFSQFSVLDLLICLFVVLVVARGARTGFLAGILSLVGVVVGATVGSRVAQHLLSRDESVIFGAGITLVSILVFAILGDVLARMVSGSLRTSVAGRTSAALDAAGGAALGFTLSLVVVWAVGVFALQAPQLLGLQPVIERSRIVGALEDRMPSELLTQAVARLDPLPQVRGPEVSLGQPDEAILNDPEVLAAAESTVKVTGIACGFGVEGSGWVAGPGLIVTNAHVVAGEYATSVQLQGYGPTYDADVVLFDPRNDLAVLRVSGLDAEPLPLARPDSNEPAAVIGFPGNGPLNLQAATTGDTRRVISSDAYNEGPIERLVTSFRVHVRPGNSGGPAVNADGEVISTIFASRADSSDAGYGIPAQIIERRLQSAADRYTPVSTGPCTS; this comes from the coding sequence GTGACCTCTCAGTTCTCTCAGTTTTCGGTGCTGGATCTCCTGATCTGTCTTTTCGTCGTGCTGGTCGTGGCTCGCGGGGCGAGAACGGGCTTTCTGGCCGGTATCCTCTCTCTGGTCGGGGTCGTCGTCGGTGCGACGGTCGGCTCGCGGGTGGCTCAGCACCTTCTCTCCCGCGACGAGAGCGTGATCTTCGGTGCGGGGATCACGCTCGTGAGCATCCTTGTTTTCGCGATTCTGGGTGACGTGCTGGCCCGGATGGTGAGCGGCTCCCTGCGCACCAGCGTCGCCGGTCGGACCTCTGCGGCCCTTGACGCCGCAGGCGGTGCGGCCCTCGGTTTCACGCTCTCGCTGGTCGTTGTGTGGGCCGTCGGCGTCTTTGCCCTTCAGGCTCCTCAGCTTCTCGGCCTCCAGCCGGTTATAGAGCGGTCCCGGATAGTAGGCGCGCTTGAAGACCGCATGCCCTCCGAGCTACTGACGCAGGCCGTGGCTCGGCTCGACCCGCTGCCGCAGGTTCGCGGCCCGGAGGTCAGCCTCGGCCAGCCGGACGAGGCCATTCTTAATGACCCGGAGGTTCTTGCCGCCGCAGAGAGCACGGTGAAGGTTACGGGCATCGCCTGTGGCTTCGGGGTCGAGGGCTCGGGCTGGGTCGCCGGGCCGGGCCTTATAGTAACCAACGCCCACGTCGTGGCCGGTGAGTACGCAACAAGCGTGCAGCTTCAGGGTTACGGTCCGACCTACGATGCCGATGTCGTGCTCTTCGACCCGCGCAACGACCTTGCCGTGCTGCGGGTCTCCGGGCTCGACGCCGAACCACTCCCGCTCGCCCGACCGGACTCGAACGAACCCGCCGCCGTTATAGGGTTCCCCGGCAACGGCCCGCTGAACCTCCAGGCGGCGACGACGGGCGATACGCGCCGGGTTATCTCAAGCGACGCCTATAACGAAGGCCCGATAGAGCGCCTCGTGACCAGCTTCCGGGTCCACGTCCGTCCGGGTAACTCCGGCGGTCCGGCGGTCAACGCCGACGGCGAGGTAATCTCGACGATCTTCGCCAGCCGGGCGGACTCCAGCGACGCCGGATACGGCATCCCGGCTCAGATTATAGAACGCAGGCTACAGTCGGCCGCCGATCGGTACACCCCCGTCAGCACCGGACCCTGCACAAGCTGA
- a CDS encoding cytochrome ubiquinol oxidase subunit I, producing MPIGDIDVPVIGKNVTIAVLVQGHILFAAFIIGAVLIAATSEYLGMVTKQPRYERFARNLARFVVLLFASGAALAITFVIALITLFPVFFSYLQNVFFWVFLVEAFMFLGQIIIVYAWYNVWDKLAYRKSLHVVFGFVAGFMGLMAMTMIDAVASFMLTPSESAVSDTASTFLNQTMVPLNMHRFIGNFGYAGFLIAGWAAWRYLRTTREDDREYYDWMGHFGLLWGFGFTMMQPVIGYGYLKGIRESAPAAFNTIMLGDKAWVFNLLMIWLGIMGVAATAYFVHKLRFSVKPMNFLRKLAIGCLAFTALFSVLNLIPSDASLIPQIGLVFANGENTNIPLGQMYPWKYIGLIGLMLVGFFVLGLYLKATAGGFRWGNASRWSQYLLITCAVTVVFTMITMGYTRETARRVDNEPGYLIYNCVTLDQQLTPESCPVEGLAGEVR from the coding sequence ATGCCGATAGGCGACATTGACGTTCCTGTTATCGGCAAGAACGTTACCATTGCCGTGCTGGTTCAGGGACACATCCTGTTCGCGGCGTTTATCATCGGGGCGGTTCTTATCGCCGCGACGAGCGAGTACCTCGGCATGGTCACGAAGCAGCCGCGCTACGAGCGGTTCGCCCGGAACCTCGCAAGGTTCGTAGTCCTTCTGTTCGCCTCGGGCGCTGCGCTTGCGATCACGTTCGTTATCGCGCTTATAACGCTGTTCCCGGTCTTTTTCTCCTATTTGCAGAACGTTTTCTTCTGGGTTTTCCTGGTCGAGGCGTTTATGTTCCTCGGGCAGATCATCATCGTCTATGCCTGGTACAACGTCTGGGACAAGCTGGCCTACCGGAAGTCGCTTCACGTCGTCTTCGGGTTTGTGGCTGGTTTTATGGGCCTTATGGCGATGACGATGATAGATGCGGTCGCGTCGTTTATGCTCACGCCCTCTGAGTCCGCGGTCTCGGATACGGCGAGCACCTTCCTCAACCAGACGATGGTCCCGCTGAACATGCACCGTTTTATCGGCAACTTCGGGTACGCGGGATTTTTGATCGCCGGCTGGGCAGCGTGGCGCTACCTCCGCACGACGCGGGAGGACGACCGCGAATACTATGACTGGATGGGACACTTCGGGCTTCTGTGGGGCTTTGGCTTCACGATGATGCAGCCCGTTATTGGCTACGGGTACCTCAAGGGCATCCGCGAGTCGGCCCCGGCGGCCTTCAACACCATCATGCTCGGGGACAAGGCGTGGGTCTTCAACCTGCTCATGATCTGGCTCGGCATCATGGGTGTCGCGGCGACGGCGTACTTTGTACACAAGCTCCGCTTCTCGGTGAAGCCCATGAACTTCTTGAGGAAGCTGGCCATCGGATGCCTGGCGTTTACGGCGCTTTTCTCGGTGCTCAACCTTATACCGTCCGACGCAAGCCTGATACCGCAGATAGGTCTGGTCTTTGCCAACGGCGAGAACACCAACATCCCGCTCGGTCAGATGTACCCGTGGAAGTACATAGGTCTTATCGGGTTGATGCTGGTCGGGTTCTTTGTACTGGGGTTATACCTCAAGGCGACCGCCGGAGGCTTCCGGTGGGGCAACGCGAGCCGCTGGAGCCAGTATCTGCTCATAACCTGTGCGGTAACCGTGGTGTTCACCATGATCACGATGGGCTACACCCGTGAGACAGCGCGCCGGGTCGATAACGAGCCGGGTTACCTGATCTACAACTGCGTCACGCTCGACCAGCAGCTGACACCCGAAAGCTGCCCGGTAGAAGGACTGGCGGGTGAGGTCCGATGA
- a CDS encoding Rieske 2Fe-2S domain-containing protein, with product MAELQKDKMTRTDFLALGVTGTIMGAIITVPAAAFLLEPVIDIGILGQTNVDEGWQEVGPVAEVMIEEPSVFIVEFPIDQIYGEQRVQEANPEDPRSTERFTLRNAVWLSWKAPIERQGRQGNQGNTIGTPEKPEFLNNKSEGFTPEEIRQVEEGINVLNNSCAHLGCPVRWITNVDGEGEFLCPCHGGIYDINGNWYGGPPPRGMYRYTQYEVRENGRLYVKHGFDIEEGIPGISETEPYVV from the coding sequence GTGGCAGAGCTACAGAAAGACAAGATGACCCGCACGGACTTCCTTGCCCTCGGGGTAACGGGGACCATCATGGGTGCGATTATTACCGTTCCGGCGGCGGCGTTTCTGCTGGAGCCCGTTATAGACATCGGCATTCTCGGCCAGACAAACGTTGATGAGGGCTGGCAGGAGGTCGGGCCGGTCGCGGAGGTGATGATAGAGGAGCCGTCGGTCTTTATCGTGGAGTTTCCGATAGATCAGATCTACGGCGAGCAGAGAGTGCAGGAGGCAAACCCGGAGGATCCTCGCTCGACGGAGCGGTTCACGCTCAGGAACGCGGTGTGGCTTTCGTGGAAGGCACCAATAGAAAGGCAGGGACGACAGGGAAATCAGGGCAACACCATCGGTACCCCGGAGAAACCGGAGTTCCTCAACAACAAGAGCGAGGGCTTCACGCCGGAGGAGATCCGGCAGGTCGAAGAGGGCATCAACGTGCTCAACAACTCCTGCGCTCACCTCGGATGTCCGGTAAGGTGGATCACGAACGTTGACGGCGAGGGCGAGTTCCTCTGCCCGTGCCACGGCGGCATCTACGACATAAACGGCAACTGGTACGGCGGCCCGCCGCCGAGGGGGATGTATCGGTACACACAGTATGAGGTCCGTGAAAACGGCAGACTGTATGTAAAGCACGGCTTCGACATCGAAGAAGGCATTCCGGGCATCAGCGAGACAGAACCGTACGTCGTCTAG
- a CDS encoding ABC transporter permease subunit gives MKLGSFRSRSQDRHGSEELRPVEGSFSGLRNLAGKENVEWTRGPAILAHGAVWMLIVALIPVAIAYIRGEMEPTYTPKDINDAGALMFFVLGSVASVIAVVARTQGAIIGEKQLGTAAWVLSKPASRRAFVLAKLVVHFRWLLTVTLLFPALVFYVLSIIVSTAPQPPLYFLGGFGILALGLLFYLSLSLFLGTVFESRGPLAGCVFGFMVAGFMVANYAPSLTAAFPWLFFQSGFYLVTEGYIPVYGLISIPATALWSALFVFLALRRFKRAEL, from the coding sequence ATGAAGCTCGGGTCTTTCCGCTCCAGGTCGCAGGACCGCCACGGGAGCGAGGAACTGCGTCCGGTCGAGGGATCGTTCAGCGGCCTTCGGAACCTTGCAGGCAAGGAGAACGTGGAGTGGACGCGGGGGCCGGCGATCCTTGCTCACGGGGCAGTCTGGATGCTCATAGTCGCCCTGATACCGGTCGCCATCGCCTACATCCGGGGTGAGATGGAACCGACCTACACCCCGAAGGACATAAACGACGCGGGCGCCCTGATGTTCTTCGTACTCGGCTCGGTGGCCTCCGTCATAGCGGTCGTAGCGAGAACTCAGGGGGCGATCATCGGTGAGAAGCAGCTCGGCACCGCCGCGTGGGTTCTCTCGAAGCCGGCGTCCCGCCGGGCGTTTGTGCTGGCGAAGCTCGTCGTTCACTTCCGTTGGCTCCTGACGGTTACGCTGCTCTTCCCTGCGCTGGTCTTCTACGTGCTTTCGATCATCGTCTCGACCGCGCCGCAGCCGCCGCTCTATTTCCTCGGCGGGTTCGGGATTCTTGCCCTGGGGCTGCTCTTCTACCTCTCGCTCTCGCTGTTTCTCGGCACGGTTTTCGAGAGTCGCGGGCCGCTCGCGGGCTGCGTCTTCGGGTTCATGGTGGCGGGGTTCATGGTCGCCAACTACGCGCCGTCCCTCACGGCGGCGTTCCCCTGGCTTTTCTTTCAGTCCGGGTTCTACCTCGTTACGGAGGGCTATATCCCGGTTTATGGTCTGATCTCGATCCCCGCGACCGCCCTCTGGAGCGCGCTCTTTGTCTTTCTGGCCCTGCGCCGCTTTAAACGCGCCGAGCTGTAG
- a CDS encoding cytochromesubunit B of the bc complex-like protein: MTDIKYGQTETRDNVAQGRAAPAKPKDAEVITEENVFDRPDETMGFFPGQIVRDAVVSCLLLIACAVLSYAAPAPLAGPADPATVDYVPRPEWFFFFYEQMLMFFPGYALIAFGAVVIPGVFVVLLFALPWLDRTPVHSPVRRPFMTIIGVLVIVIVLLNMLLAVSRIINFPGQ, from the coding sequence ATGACGGACATAAAGTACGGTCAGACAGAGACCAGAGACAACGTAGCGCAGGGGCGGGCCGCACCGGCCAAACCGAAAGACGCCGAGGTTATCACCGAGGAGAACGTTTTTGACCGTCCGGACGAAACCATGGGGTTCTTTCCGGGTCAGATAGTCAGGGATGCGGTTGTCTCATGCCTTCTGCTCATCGCCTGCGCGGTCCTCTCCTACGCCGCACCCGCTCCGCTGGCCGGTCCCGCTGACCCGGCTACCGTAGACTACGTGCCAAGGCCGGAATGGTTCTTCTTTTTCTACGAGCAGATGCTCATGTTCTTCCCGGGGTACGCGCTGATCGCCTTTGGCGCGGTCGTGATACCGGGGGTCTTCGTGGTCCTGCTCTTCGCGCTGCCGTGGCTTGACCGGACGCCGGTCCACAGCCCGGTCAGGCGGCCTTTCATGACGATCATCGGTGTTCTGGTCATCGTTATCGTTCTTCTGAACATGCTGCTCGCCGTCAGCCGGATCATCAACTTCCCGGGGCAGTAG